The following coding sequences lie in one Oncorhynchus nerka isolate Pitt River linkage group LG14, Oner_Uvic_2.0, whole genome shotgun sequence genomic window:
- the ccka gene encoding cholecystokinin a — protein MNAGICVCVLLAAFSGSSLGRPSHSQDEDKPEPPQLDSVMSPQHTRHTRSAPSSGQLIPFSKPAEDEAEDPRTSLRELLARLISRKGSLQRSSSLSSRASGPGPSHKIKDRDYLGWMDFGRRSAEEYEEYSS, from the exons ATGAATGCAGGCATCTGTGTATGTGTACTGCTGGCTGCGTTCTCTGGCAGCAGTTTGGGGCGCCCATCGCACTCGCAGGATGAGGACAAGCCTGAGCCCCCCCAGCTCGACAGCGTTATGTCTCCCCAACACACACGCCACACCCGCTCAGCACCCTCCAGTGGCCAGCTCATCCCCTTCTCCAAACCGGCAGAGGACGAGGCAGAGGACCCCCGCACCAGCCTGCGCGAACTACTGGCAAGATTGATATCCAGGAAAG GATCATTGCAGAGGAGCTCGTCTCTGAGCAGCAGAGCCAGCGGTCCCGGTCCCAGCCACAAGATAAAGGACAGAGACTACCTGGGCTGGATGGATTTCGGACGCCGCAGTGCAGAGGAGTACGAGGAGTACTCCTCATAG